The following are encoded together in the Lactuca sativa cultivar Salinas chromosome 1, Lsat_Salinas_v11, whole genome shotgun sequence genome:
- the LOC111909213 gene encoding uncharacterized protein LOC111909213 — MTLLIDCFIEGETASKCCSLLSFTFICFEFRKVSFHPPVSGCYSPQSVVLVLASLRKPLVLKLERMNFLDQITMQQKCFQRTSNTQQEASSDVSESHNEIFQQRSTIAALCNTSFVAEYEEDGFSYEQNGGLEEAKPVHQLNISAFQFIRKESEVENDLNFVDDCEIRWEDLIFKEEIGLGSFAWVYRGIRNGSDVAVKVYFGNQCKRIVNGTLHFSIIHAYKVKIRDIKKESVEG, encoded by the exons ATGACACTGTTAATCGACTGCTTCATTGAGGGAGAAACTGCTTCAAAGTGTTGCTCTTTGTTGTCGTTTACCTTCATTTGCTTCGAATTCAGGAAGGTGTCGTTTCATCCTCCCGTTTCTGGCTGCTACAG CCCACAAAGCGTGGTTTTGGTTTTAGCCTCTTTAAGAAAACCACTGGTGCTGAAACTGGAGAGGATGAATTTTCTGGACCAAATAACTAT GCagcaaaaatgttttcaaagaaCTTCTAACACACAACAAGAAGCTTCAAGTGATGTCTCAGAGAGCCATAATGAAATTTTTCAACAAAGATCAACAATTGCAGCTCTCTGCAACACATCTTTTGTTGCAGAATACGAAGAAGATGGATTTTCTTATGAGCAAAATGGGGGTTTAGAGGAGGCAAAACCAGTTCATCAGTTGAATATTTCAGCTTTccaatttataagaaaagaatcGGAGGTTGAAAATGATCTCAACTTTGTAGATGATTGTGAAATCAGATGGGAAGATCTTATTTTCAAGGAAGAAATTGGGCTTG GATCATTCGCATGGGTATACCGCGGAATTAGGAATGGATCA GATGTTGCGGTTAAAGTTTATTTTGGTAATCAGTGTAAAAGAATTGTAAATGGTACATTGCATTTTTCCATTATCCATGCATATAAAGTGAAAATTAGAGACATAAAGAAAGAAAGCGTTGAGGGATAG